The sequence ACGATGCTCCTATGCTTCATCTCTTTGATCATCCCAACTGCCCACCGCCTCTCAATTGTTATTAAGAATCGAAGAATATCATATTTTCAGATTCACAATTAAATACTAAATTCTTTGATCGAACCGCTTGAATTTCCACCGGAAATAATAATGGCAGAGAGTTCGAAATTCCAAACACAGATAGAAATCAAGCAACAAATGGCGGCGGCGAGATTCTCGACTGAGCTGACGGCGGAGGAACTACTGAAAGAAGAGAGAGTTCCATTCCCCTTCTTTAAGCCGTTGTCTCAGAAGGGAGCCAACACGTGGATCATTTCTCTCTTTGTGATCCTTCACTTGGGCGCTTTCATTGCTACGATGATCGTTAATGACTGCTGGGAGAATTCACATGGCGATTGTGCCCTTAAACCTCTTCGTCGTTTCTCTTTTCAGCCCCTCTCCGAGAATCCACTGCTCGGCCCATCAGCTTCTGCGTcagttccctttttctttttcataatcGTTTTTATTTCTCCTATTTTATTGAATATTGTTAAATTCCTATTCGCTTAATTAGTCAGTTTTTTAGGATTTACTGTTTTCTTAGGCATATCATGGATTTAAGCCTGTGAATTTGAAAATTAGACTTCTTAATGGAATTTGagaaggtttttttttttatttattttttatatatatataggagaagagttgctatcagatttgattttGGTATACTTGTACATCTACATTGTTGCGGTTATGATGTTTATTGAGATCTATATCTTaactcaaaattttgaaaaagaaatgtGCTTATGATGAGCTGTTATTTTGACGGGCAGTGGCGGAGGTTCAAAAAAAATTTTTGgtagctagtgggaattgaacaTATGATCTTATGAAGGTTTTGAACCCCCtgaccactaaactacacttttgggttgtgttaagggggttcaaaacttaatatatagaggtaaaaaacattttttgccttatatatacagtgtaatttttcggcgaaggggacCTCCTTCCGCcgccctaaatccgcccctgttGACGGGTTTTATTGCAAGACAGTATGTATTCTGTTAAAGAGATTGCTAAATCTCTGTAGTAGCGTTAAGAATGCAGCTCGTGATGTGTACTTAGGCGCACGTCACGAGTTCAAACTTTGTGGCACACAAAAACCTGGTATTTAAGTAGAAAAGGGTAGAAGGGCGGGCAGATTATCCATTGAGTTTAGAACTGTGCGCTAGCTGCCCTCGGGACCTGTTggttatccaaaaaaaaaatgttaagAGATTGCCAAATCTTAAATTCTTAGACAGAGTGGTTAGCTAGTACTTCTGACTGGGTAAAGTAGCTTTATGTGGATTGATCCTTGTCTCCTTCTGAAAAGTTAGTTTATAGCAGAAATTGGTGCTATACTCCTGAGAAAATTGTAGTTGGGGATGTCAATCTTATATGTTCTTATACATTCAACTGATATCAGCATTCTCAAGAACGGATATACCATTTAATTGCACGAAGTACATGAACACTTGCCATATCTACAGATATAATGTAATGAACGGTTTCTAAAATATTTCTTGGTTCTTCATGGAACCTCTAGCTTCTGCTTGTTGCAGTTTTTCAGGCTTTATAATCAATTAATCATGTTACAAGTTCAATAATATATGGATCTCTAAACTCTCAAAAAAAATTGAATGTTTCCTGATTTTATACCTGCCCTGAAACTACTTTATTCTTGATGTTATTAACTAAGGCATCTTATTCTCTATGTCAATGTTAACATGTCATTGTTTCAACTGTGCATTATAGAAGGCCCTCTCTCTTGCACCTGTTATTATGTTGAGGAAGTTTTGCTGTAAGTAATACGTATACAATCTTTTTCTAATGTAGGTTGGATGAAATTGGAGCGCTTAGGAAGACTTTGTTGACTAATAATCATCAACTCTGGCGTATCTTCTCAAGCCCATGGTTGCATGCAGGGCTTTTCCATCTGATCATCAACTTGTCATCTGTAATCTTCGTGGGGATTCACTTGGAGCAAGAATTTGGACCACGTAAGAATTTCTTTAATGTGTATCCATTCAGCAAGAAAGTAGTTTTATTggatcttttattggatgctccgATTTCTGCAGTAAGAATTGGAGTTATATACATACTCTCAGCGATTACTGGTAGTCTAGTTGCTGCACTTTTCATTCAGGATCGTCCATCAGTTTCTTCCTCTGGTGCATTGGTTGGATTGCTTGGTACACTGCTCTCTAGCGTCATCAGGAATTGGAAACTTTATACCAATAAGGTCCTGAAATCTTTTAGCTATTGTTCCTCTCATTCTCAGCTGTCATGTGAAATAGAATGTCATTTCCCCACTTCTGATTGCAGTTTGCAGGGCTAGTGGCTACTATGACAATCCTGATGACAACTCTTGTCCTTGGACTGATACCTTACATCAATAATTTTGCTAATATTGGAGGATTCATGTCAGGATTCCTTCTAGGGTTTGTGCTCTTGTTCAGACCTCAACAAGAGAAACTAGCTTGTAATAAGGGAGGTATATTTGAGTTTGATGCCAAGCACATTGTCAAGCGTAGGAAAACTTTGGACAAGCCTGTTCAGAGGGGTGTTGTCCTTGTTATCTTTGCTCTTCTGTGAGTTTCTATCTCTGTAATGTTGCTTGTATGGTTTTACTCTTGCatccattttcacagtaaactaGTTCCTAGGCTAGTTATAATTGTCTAAGATAATTGGCTTTGACTTGCTGTCACTCCAAATACAGGCTTGCTGGAATTATAATAGCAGTTCTGCATAGAGTTGATGCAAACAAGTACTGTAGCTGGTGTCACTACCTTGATTGCGTTCCATCCAAATGGTGGAGCTGCACTGACAAGGCATTTCATTGTGAGGTATCCTGTTATTGCTTGATCCTATTATGACAAGGGAATTTCGGTGTAAGATATTAGTAGTCGTAGTTAGGTTGTTTATTAACTAAGAAAGATTCTTGGTTCTTCACTTTGAAAGACTGCTCCCTCCATACCCACTACCAATAGCATGATTATTGGTCTAAACATTGGTGTGATGCTTTGAAGAGGGTTGTAAGCCTGCTATTTTGCTAGAAGAAAGTGAGTTTTGAGCAACTATAGGACAACCAATTATTATCTTACATTTCAGTCAGTGGCCCTTACTTAATACATCTTGTTGTTGGCCTCTTTTCTTTACTCTTCGTAATCGTTATTTTTTGACCGGCAAACAGGAAACTCGTCTTTCCTAGTAGTCATAATCCTCAAATTTGGATACACTTGGTCTTCGTTTGCAATTTAAAAGAAGACATTTACCTGTGGTGACTAATTCTTGCTTTGCATACTGCAGAAGATGGTCAACTCGGAACATCTGACCTTGAGTTGTCCAAATACTGGTAGATTCAGAGTTTTTCCCTTCACTGACATTTCAGAGGCAAGGTTTCAGGATGTATGCAATTTGATATGTTCCTAGCAGGTAATGGTTGATTTGTTTGCCTACATAGCAGATCAGCATCTGGTATATACTGTGCTTCAGAGTCCTTAATCAAGTTCTCGTACATAACATTCGCATCAAACATGTTGCTGTGATGGTTTTAGCTGTTGAAATGTGGGTATAACCTTGTTCCTCTGGCTTTTAAAGCTACGTCTGTGTCTTTCCTTTTATGATTTGCATGGATCCAATCATCCAAATTTACAGTTTCAACTAGGTAAACGTTCTCTGTTCTGTTCCTTTGACAGATTTAAGTCTAAGTTCACGTCAAGCAATCATGGTGCCGATAATAAGTAGTCAATCTTCCTTTGACATGTGTACTGGGAAACCTGAGAATGTTCATTTTGTTACAACGTCTATGCTACAATACAAGTCCTTAGATCTTAATGATCTTTAATATAAGGGACTCTTAAGTCTCCAAAAAGGATTTAATTAGAAAAAGTTGACACGACCTAATCCAAATTCTAAATAGCTTCTTTCGCATTTCTCCTTCCTCTTTTCCTTCGTTCCTCTTGACTCTTCCTTCCACTTAAAAGGGTTTGTCTTGAAAGGGCAGTAAGGAAGAGAATACAACAACTACTACGCATCAATTGCAGACAAGTTAGTATAATGGTATGTATCTTCACTTCTCCATTTAAGCTCAGATCATGTTAGCAACATATCAAATAAACTAATAATcggaaaagggttaaaaatgccCCTAAACTATTGGAGAACCCTTCATCCATCTATTGGGCTAAAAATACCCCTTCATCTACCTTTTTGATTCGCTAATGCTCTTTGACCGTTAGGTCAATGgtgaattaaaaataataatcatTTAGATCCACGTGGCAACTTCTTATTGGTCGAATTAAAACATCTAAGCTATTAGAAAGACCCACCTATATCTACCCGTTTTTCGAACTAACCCGCCCCAAACACTAACCCGACCCGAATAAAAAGTTCacctataaaaaaaatattattactttaGCTAAAATTCTTAATATGTTATCAACACGATGTCTAACCAATTGAGTTACATATGTCTATAAATTTTTACTGTATCAGTCAAGGTTTGTTCAAGCCTTTCACAAAGTCAATGCTAACACCGAACAACTCAACTTTTATGTCCACTCGACAGCGTTCTGGTTTGTTTTCAAACTCTTGCTACTCATATGTTATTATGtttatggaaaaaaaaaaaagaatgatttATTGAAGTTTCTGGGGGTGGATTACAACATAATACCACGAAAAAAAAAGTGCATGAAGCATTTGAACCATATTTTCCCATAAAAAAATATACTATAGCATATTCATGTTGTAGGAATAACTTTCTTTTTCTGCTTTGTTCTTTTCCTGATTTTTGTGGTCAAATATGTGACGTGTTGGATTAAGAATAAGTTAGAGATAATTTAAGTCTTTACTAATGGAAGAAACAAGGGGAGGAACTCTACAGCTACTGGTAAAGAATTGGTTCTTGCTGGGCCAGGAAACTTAGTTCAGGTCCCAAACTAGTATATATCATTGGAGGTGAAGATGATCAAGAGGTTAGAGTGACAGAGGGCACAACAATGACAAAATCGAATGTGGAAGGAGAtaaaaatttcaagcttcaatgTTACAGATGTTGCTACCAAGGAGAATATTGATAAGGCCAGTCTGAATGGTAATGACATTAACCACACAAAGATTTATACAGTAAACGACAATGGCGCCAAAGATGTTCCTGAAATTTCCAGACCGAGTAAAGCTTCTTTTGGCAAGCAAGTTAGAAACAAGGGTTCTACTGAAGATTGTGATTACTAGTCACGCATATCAAAAGATTCCACCATAAACCTTTAATTATGGAGCTCAAAGTAATAATATCTTTTTTTTCAGTTGAACTTTTTATTCGGGTCGGGTTGGTGTTTGAAGCGGGTTAGTCTGAAAAATGGGTAGATATGGTTGGGTCTTTCTAATAtgtgttacatgctttaatttcGACCAATAAGAAAGTGGAATTTAAatgattattatttttaattcgtCATTGACCTAACGGTCAAAGGGCATAAGTGAACCAAAAAGATAGATAGATGGGTATTTTTAGCTCAATAGATGGATGAAGGTTATTTTTAAACTTTTTCCAATAGTTTAGGGGCATTTTTAATCCTTTTCCGTAATAATAaactactaataataataataatattaaagtaATTGAACAAGACTAAAATCAATTTCCAACGGAGTAATAGATATACGGAGTTCTCCCTCATTTCAAAGAATAAAATAGCGTAATGAACCAGCTAGAATTATTTTCTTGTCTACTAAAATAAATATGTGTTGATTTTCCAATAAAAGCGCCCATGGCCTAATGGATAAGGCGCTTGACTTCTAATCAAGCGATTGTGGGTTCGAGTCCCACTGGGCGTGTTTGTTTtttctagatttttctttttgaatttagtAATATTTGCTATGTTACTCTTTTCTCTCGGTGAACGATAAAGCTCATGGGTGAAAACACGAAGATAAAGCTCTTGGGGATTACATAAATTATATCATTTATACTTGAATTGCCAAGAAGCTAATCTTAAGTTAAATTACCGATTTTATGGTTTAAACTTTATTGGTCGTGTGTCGTCCAAATAATACATGTCACTGCttacaaatttgtttttttttaaataggtAATTTTCAATGGAGTATTAGGGtggtaggttaggaggtagttgagtcttgtctTATAATATCTTTGTGAGACTAGTTTGGTAGGGACACTATTTTGCTTTTGCCTTACTTTGCTTGCCTTGCTTTGTATCATTCTTCTTGATTTCTGTTTCTATTTGTCATATTTGTTTCATATTATCCTGGTGGTGTTACTAATAttgtcttcttttgtcttctgtgttcttgagccgagggtctttcggaaacagcctctctactccttcggggtaggggtgaaatctgcgtacacactatcctccccagaccccactagtgggatttcactgggtcgtcgttgttgttgttgttgtaattatgAAGTAAATATTAAAACACACTAAGTTAGCATTATCATTTGTAGAACCTCTTCCGAATGATGCaacaaaaatacttttgaccaacttatcttttgtatattctatcaGTTGCTGCAATCATCTACTATCAGTTGTAGGAtgaatgattttttattttttcacttaATAGTTTATAACAGGTACAGTGAAACCAATTAAATAAATTGTAAATTAACTATTGATGTTTCCTATAATGAGAGCATGGAAAAAGCATAATAATATTATCTAGTTTGATCATGGCGCTGAGCGGTAACTCCTCATATATTATTCTTGGATGATCATGTGTTTGATCTCAACTCTCACGAAGAGTAGAAATATCTTggtttatttgaaaaacttctcttgatttctcttttttgtttcatTAATTCGAGAGCTAAAGTAATGTATCTCTCAAATGGAGGATGATATAAATCTCCTTGGGATATATTTAAAACCCAAAAAGCATTGTGTAGTACTTGACCTTAAGGAAAAACTTCTCTTAGAATTGTTAAGTGGGCGTTGTGGACATAAGAatagtaaaatttcaaaaataaaataaaatatttgaagtgaaaatgatatttgaaaatagagttatgtttggacatgaatataattttggattgtttttgaagttttgtgactgatttgagtgaaaattttgaaaaacagctttttagagttttttaaatttttgaaaaattccaaaatgtatcttcaagtgaaaattgaaaattttatgaccaaacgccgatttcgaaaaaagtaaaaaaaaattaaaaaaaaaagtaaaaaatttcttatgtccaaacgggtaAGATCCCTGAAATTTGAGATTCCTTAAAGGGATGTCCGACCTCAaattactactccctccgtttcatattaaatgaggtactttcctttttagtctgttccaaaacaaattacacatttctaaatttggaaataattcaactttaagcTCTTTCATTTTAtccatttacccttaatgagaagcttttaaagccacacaaatgtcatggccccacaatctttttaccccttaaacttttaagactacaagtttcaaaagtctttttttttcttaaactccgtgccgaatCAAACTACCTCATATAAtatgaaacggatggagtattatATAGAAAGGAGAGTTGGGTAGGACGAACAGGGTAGGACAAATATAGGTACAATAGTTGTTTTAATTCAGAAGCGGATCTAGGATTTTCGGAGGATGGGTTCACcattacttttttaaaaaaaaaataaacaaaagagtTGGTTGGGGATTTGATCCCCTGGCCCTTAAGGCTATAGGAAATAAGAGACCAAAACCAATGAACCACTTCAACTCTTTTGGCCATGGGTTCCATCAAATATATATACCTATTTTTGCCAAATTATGTATATCGTTAATACTTTAACCCGATGACCACGGGTTCACGTGAACCATATTTTATATGCCTCTGTTTTAATTGTTTCTCATGGGCAGTTTTGTATTTACACTCGAAATTCAGCCCTTTTAATTTTCTCATTTTCCTGACACATTTTTGGTCTTTATATCTTTGTGGGACACCTGTCTTATACTTCCCCTACCATTAACCATGTTCCTTCCATTTCTCGATCATCTGCCGGTAAAATTCATCCTCCATCAATGTTTTACGGCTATTCTAGAAATTTTTGTGCCTTTGACTCTTCAGTTAATTAGTCACATGTGAAGATAACGGCGAAGATAACATGTAAGAGAGAAAGTAATTCTCCATCTTGAACAACTATTTTTCTGTCTTACTCATCTTgtgcattttatttttcttgctccTGCTTTTGGCTTACATTCTGAACTCATTTCAAAATTACTATTCCCATTAGTATGTGATAGTTGAATACTTCTTAGTTTTCCTCGGGTTTTCTTAATGGGCATGCCAGGTTAGTTCTATTTTTAGAGAATGATAATTTTACAATTTTCATAATGCCTCTGAAATTCTCTTaacattttccttaaatattctCAGTACAACATGTATAATTATGAATATTTAACTTCAATATATCTGGTATTTCCGTTTTCTTCATGCTTTCTTAGTATATTTTGTACATGCATGTGGTTAGTCCAAACTCTTCTATGGAAGCACGCAGGCAGGAATGAAACTTTAATGAAAAGGGATTGATATGGCAAAGGTATTTGACTATATGCGTAAAAGTACTTTTCTCCATTCCTTTTTCTAGGTATTCTATAATTTAATCTATCATCCAACAGCCAAAGATGCATCACTTACTTCCACTAGACAAAATTATTAACAATATATTGTGCAACATATACCATTTTGTCTATTGCAATATTGCTACTGTTGAATATATTTAAATAAACATTATTCAAACTGGCGTGAAGTTCTTTATCACGGCTATCACTTTGCTGCTTTGCAAGTATTCATGGTTGAATTCATTAGTCGTTGCACCTTTGTTCTATTTAAAACCCCCCTTAAAGGGCTTCATTATAGCTATATTGGCTCGAACGGAAGGGAAACGACATTACTTGATGATATTCCTTTCATATTAATATGTCAAAATAATATTGTGCTTGAACAAAATCCATTTATATTCCTCTGGAATTTTGGTGAGTACAAGTTTTTAGCTATTTTGAAGTTTAAAATGGAAAGTTGGCTTAATGTTGAAAAAACAATTACAAATGAATTATAATTCTATCTTTGCATCTTGAAAAAAAGTTAATTTACATTATCTTCACCTGCACATCTGTGGTCCAACATCCCTTTTGCATGGATCCCATACAACAAGCTCATTAATCATAGCTAAAAATGAGCTTTGACATCATATCATTTCTGGAGATGACACTAATTAAGCAATTACTCAGGTACATTATTTTTTAGAGTGATAAAATTTTTCAACAATACTCAAGGGGCCATAAAAGATAATAGATATTGCATTGACAATACTATATTAGTTTGAAAAGAAGACCTTATCTTAGAGGTAATTAGCGTCCTAAAAAAGATAGGCGTCTCAGATATGGCAAAATAGATTCTCCATCAAAAATGATTTGTAGTTTAAGGAACTTATGACCATGCATATCTATTAAATTTCTTATGCATATTTCTGTCTTGTCTATTGTTTATGTGTTTGAAAAAATTCTTGAACGACCAAACTTATCAGTTGTGTTAGCTTTTGTAAATTGGAGCAACCTAACTTCCTCTGCAATACAAGTTTGCAGCATTTGCATCATGAAGCAAgacttaggaaaaggaaaagctGTCGTGCACCTAAGCTGTCCTGATGAATGTCATTTTTATGGTGATATCAACAACTACTAATTAAGTGCAGCGCAGTTTTTTTAAATGAAATTAATTAACCAAAAGTACACCACAACTAATATTTTCCCTAGGCCATAGGTAAATCATTATGTATTTATGATATGGGATCTTATAGGGAGTTGAGCAATTAAGAGATATGTTACTAAGGTGTTTTTGtataggaaaagaagaaaaatggaattTAGTCACCTAAAATGTATGTTTGTTGCCTCATATTTCTAATGTGGGATGGTTTGTTCTTACAATTTTATGATTTATGATTATTAATATGCAGGTTGTACTGGTAGAATGGAACAAAGACTTGCGATCAACTAAATTACACCATCGACTAAAGAATAGACTTGTAAAATTCAGCCCGTGGACGAATTCCGACCGAAAGAAAGCAGGGATCAGCGAGTTCGTTTTCAGACAATAATTGTTCAAGATGAAAACGTAAGTGAGGCTACAACTATAAATGGAATAAATAGTTGCGAATAGTGTGTGCCTGTGTTTGTCAAGACAATTGAAACTACTTTTGGATATTGTAGCGGCATGTTGATGTTGTACATTAACATCTTATAACTATAATGCATGTACATTTGTGAAAGTTTACAATGTTTATCGCATGGCTTTTCCCGCCGATGTCTACTCTTCCTATATTGTTGCAAATATAAGTCTTTTTGCTTGGCTGAATTGTTTATTATCGAACATCAGTAAATACTTAAAAAATTATGTTACGGTAAAATACTTGGTACATACTACGTTATTGAGCCGATCGAGGCTATGCACGGGCAACTACCCGGTATACTATATTGGAAATGCAGGTTAACACAGGTGAAGCAGTCAACTCTTTGTCGACGTCTCTGCTTGCTGCTGTAGGAAATTCGTCATTAAAAAAGAATTCTGCAGCAATTGGAAACTACTCATACTAATAATCGCGGCTTCAACTTTACGTTTATCCTTTAGTTTTGCATTTTTAGTCCATTTCTCTTGAATGTGGCTACCTTTTAACCTTAAATCCATTTGTCATCTAATATCTCAATTCTTACTGAGTTTGAATTGTTTCCTCCAGCATCCAGGTAAATTATTTCAATTTAACAGTTTACACtctatttatttttgtaatttacTGTCGAAGTTAACATTTCAGAGAAGAGCTAAAGGCCACAGAGTTTCAAGGCATCTGATATAGATGATAAATAATTATTCTCGATACTTTTACCAGGGAATAGCTCACCCAGATGGTATCCCATGTACAAGTACATTTTGACAGATCACACCGATCCTTTAGATAATTAAGGTTTTGTGTAAATAGTTGCAAATAGTGTATGCCTGTGTTTGTGAAGGCAATTGGTACTACTTTTGGATATTATAGCGGTCTGCTGATGTTGTGGAATGACATTGAAGCAATTTATATACCGTGTGTCTGTAGATAATAAATGTAGTTTGTTCAGCATGATTTTGGATGAGAATGCAAGAAGATTAATTATAATTTCATCATATTGACTAAG is a genomic window of Nicotiana tabacum cultivar K326 chromosome 16, ASM71507v2, whole genome shotgun sequence containing:
- the LOC107786108 gene encoding inactive RHOMBOID-like protein 8, whose product is MAESSKFQTQIEIKQQMAAARFSTELTAEELLKEERVPFPFFKPLSQKGANTWIISLFVILHLGAFIATMIVNDCWENSHGDCALKPLRRFSFQPLSENPLLGPSASALDEIGALRKTLLTNNHQLWRIFSSPWLHAGLFHLIINLSSVIFVGIHLEQEFGPLRIGVIYILSAITGSLVAALFIQDRPSVSSSGALVGLLGTLLSSVIRNWKLYTNKFAGLVATMTILMTTLVLGLIPYINNFANIGGFMSGFLLGFVLLFRPQQEKLACNKGGIFEFDAKHIVKRRKTLDKPVQRGVVLVIFALLLAGIIIAVLHRVDANKYCSWCHYLDCVPSKWWSCTDKAFHCEKMVNSEHLTLSCPNTGRFRVFPFTDISEARFQDVCNLICS